The following proteins are co-located in the Naumovozyma dairenensis CBS 421 chromosome 9, complete genome genome:
- the RAD14 gene encoding DNA repair protein RAD14 (similar to Saccharomyces cerevisiae RAD14 (YMR201C); ancestral locus Anc_6.296), protein MTPEQKARVEANRKKALERLKKRGILNKEQAKTIASRNAQPVPQPVIQKLASVSPSTNDLRDQNRTNINGNITNAQPSNSADSNMTPAAAAAAAVPPKRPLEKIRPSIRMKDYIEYDFSTMQNSNGGYINPQDRLNRSSEDFDYNDPDFLGSKKQKTLDDWKREQRERKAIYENMPPPEHISLAPKCVECQINIEMDPVLNDVFKLQVCKSCAKEHPEKYSLLTKTECKEDYFLTDPELNDEELFHRLEKPNPHSGTFARMQLFVRCEIEAFAFKKWDGEDGLDKEWQRREEGKSMRREKKYQQQIKQMRIKTRAQEYTKKLLEKKHGILHVHEFSEPMNGGKDEDGNDILRRRCVGCGLETEEVSI, encoded by the coding sequence ATGACTCCTGAACAGAAAGCCAGAGTAGAAGCAAATAGGAAAAAAGCTTTAGAAAGGTTGAAAAAAAGAGGTATATTAAATAAGGAACAAGCTAAAACAATAGCAAGTAGGAATGCACAACCAGTACCTCAACCAGTTATCCAGAAACTAGCTTCTGTATCTCCATCCACAAACGATTTACGGGATCAAAATAGAACTAATATCAACGGCAACATCACGAATGCTCAACCTTCCAATAGTGCAGATAGTAATATGACGcctgctgctgctgctgctgctgctgttcCACCAAAGAGACCATTAGAGAAGATAAGACCAAGCATACGAATGAAAGATTATATAGAATATGATTTCTCCACAATGCAAAATTCAAATGGTGGGTATATAAACCCACAAGATAGACTAAACCGATCGTCTGAAGATTTCGATTACAATGATCCAGACTTTCTTGGATcgaagaaacaaaagacATTAGATGATTGGAAAAGAGAGCAAAGAGAACGAAAGGCTATATATGAGAATATGCCACCACCGGAACATATCTCGTTGGCTCCGAAGTGTGTGGAATGTcaaattaatattgaaatggACCCGGTTTTAAATGATGTTTTCAAGTTACAAGTTTGTAAATCTTGTGCTAAGGAGCATCCTGAGAAATACTCGTTGTTGACAAAGACTGAATGTAAGGAGGATTATTTCTTGACTGATCCAGAATTAAACGATGAGGAATTGTTTCATAGATTGGAGAAACCAAATCCTCATTCAGGGACATTTGCTCGAATGCAGTTGTTTGTTAGATGTGAGATTGAAGCATTTGCGTTTAAGAAATGGGATGGTGAAGATGGATTAGATAAAGAATGGCAACGTCGTGAAGAAGGGAAATCAATGAGAAGGgagaaaaaatatcaacaacaaattaAACAAATGAGAATCAAAACAAGAGCACAAGAATATACTAAGAAGctattagaaaagaaacatgGGATACTACATGTTCATGAATTTAGTGAACCGATGAATGGTGggaaagatgaagatgggaatgatattttgagAAGGAGATGTGTTGGATGTGGGTTAGAGACAGAAGAAGTTTCCATATAG
- the ROT1 gene encoding Rot1p (similar to Saccharomyces cerevisiae ROT1 (YMR200W); ancestral locus Anc_6.294): MLLPSLLGFLLQTTILFHKTKADSDAQSLYGTWSSKSNQVFTGPGFYDPVDELLIEPSLPGISYSFTEDGWFEEATYQVSGNPKDPTCPMASLIYQHGKYEILSNGTLILHPIEVDGRQLFSDPCNDDGISTYTRYNQTETFHSFSVQIDSYHGVWSLQLYQFDQSPMQPLYLAYKPPMMLPTETLNPTDTSNTVENTGTVDGASETGSLQKRSLRSMVKRSLENRHKTSARKIQKGFWSSSIFWYIASGMLGLGSILFLMA; this comes from the coding sequence ATGCTATTACCAAGTCTGTTAGGTTTCCTACTACAAACGACGATACTCTTCCATAAAACAAAAGCTGACAGTGACGCACAGTCCCTGTATGGTACATGGTCATCCAAATCCAATCAAGTCTTTACAGGCCCAGGTTTCTATGATCCAGTCGATGAACTCTTGATTGAACCCTCTTTACCTGGTATTTCATATTCCTTCACAGAAGATGGATGGTTCGAAGAAGCAACATATCAAGTCTCCGGTAATCCAAAGGACCCCACATGTCCCATGGCTTCCTTAATTTACCAGCATGGTAAATACGAAATACTATCTAACGGTACTCTAATACTACATCCCATCGAAGTTGACGGGAGACAACTATTCAGTGATCCATGTAACGATGATGGTATCTCCACTTATACAAGATATAATCAAACTGAAACATTCCATTCATTTTCTGTACAAATTGACTCGTACCATGGGGTTTGGTCGTTACAATTGTATCAATTTGATCAATCCCCTATGCAACCTTTGTATTTGGCTTATAAACCTCCGATGATGTTACCTACTGAAACTTTGAATCCAACTGATACGAGTAATACTGTGGAAAATACTGGTACAGTTGATGGTGCATCAGAAACTGGATCCTTACAAAAGAGATCCTTAAGGTCTATGGTTAAGAGAAGCTTAGAAAATAGACATAAGACTTCTGCTAGGAAGATTCAAAAGGGATTTTGGAGTTCGTCCATTTTTTGGTATATCGCTTCTGGTATGCTTGGCTTAggttcaattttatttttaatggCCTGA
- the CIK1 gene encoding Cik1p (similar to Saccharomyces cerevisiae CIK1 (YMR198W) and VIK1 (YPL253C); ancestral locus Anc_6.289) codes for MSNQSRIPFLSYNHTTINNNNNNNNTRQNNKIEPPVYKKPKLSMSPIPRSPMLKDVTNHFNSHTTMSSSRIAIPSSSRRLSFDPSNNNIERKSNTPGRVLTYNGDNNVIETFKRRERKIMKGINHLKNAIVEIEKDIYNFKTFEIPELILKNSNKLNDITSIMRTIHELSGKLDMRCMELDTIGRDEVMIVNNLQLQFSVEVQELENKLDRERFDKSIQCEQKLNDVENMKPSQDIQDEINSLNLQLNDVNEKFNKIKDENEKKCHDFEIELKEEFEKFKTEKNIPMSALQNEQEHLNLELKETQLKCETFEGKISNNDKEIQSMNQEILAIQNLITKTNELNISLRQNKIISQSKLNEQNKSLAKVQEKASSIEKIHKIQHDKLRQERMTRKRLENIVDETNCKIRCFAFIDENKLSERNFQIDYMNRTITIPGKRNNPLFINKIIPINKMSESDFLLQDYQMYYDLKINKKTDFSLFTISNNNGDTWDSLRYEMLRFMSINYPSYTTLIQHVFIANDSVTDILRNDQSEAGNINIDIKANSISLDSLQVDLKKIDLTTMNHHKPLPENGIHFSKLQVSITRHSSPINFYFIQINDEPTRHVLERLISRPSPALLYLSTPSSSPSSSSSLKSQDTGDVTLVARVLKTVLLGLSSSLLFKLDNEETINSLTDSIEKFIDYR; via the coding sequence ATGAGTAACCAATCCAGGATACCCTTCTTATCATATAATCATACCaccattaataataataataataataacaatacaagACAGAATAATAAGATTGAACCTCCTGTATATAAAAAaccaaaattatcaatgtCACCTATACCGAGATCCCCCATGCTAAAGGATGTAACCAACCATTTCAATTCTCATACTACAATGTCATCATCTCGAATAGCAATACcgtcatcatcaagaaGACTTTCATTCGACCcctctaataataatatcgaAAGGAAAAGCAATACCCCAGGGAGAGTACTCACGTACAATGGCgataataatgttataGAAACATTCAAGAGACGTGAAAGAAAGATAATGAAAGGtataaatcatttaaagaaCGCCATTGTCGAAATTGAGAAAGATATCTATAATTttaaaacttttgaaataCCTGAACtcattttgaagaattcaaacaaattgaatgatattaCGTCTATAATGAGGACTATCCACGAATTGAGTGGGAAACTAGATATGAGATGTATGGAGTTGGATACGATCGGGAGAGATGAGGTTATGATTGTGAATAACCtacaattacaattttCTGTAGAAGTGCAAGAACTGGAGAATAAATTGGATAGAGAACGGTTCGATAAAAGTATACAATGTGAACAGAAGCTGAACGATGTAGAGAATATGAAACCCAGTCAAGATATCcaagatgaaattaattcattaaatttacaattgaatgatgttaatgagaaatttaataagattaaagatgaaaatgagaaaaaatgtcatgattttgaaatagaATTAAAAGAGGAATTCGAAAAGTTtaaaactgaaaaaaacATACCAATGAGTGctttacaaaatgaacaagaacatTTAAATCTTGAGCTTAAGGAGACGCAGTTGAAATGTGAAACATTTGAAGGCAAAATCTCGAATAACGATAAAGAAATACAGTCAATGAATCAAGAGATATTAGCTATACAAAATTTAATCACTAaaacaaatgaattaaatatatcacTGCGAcagaacaaaataatatctcAATCCAAATTAAATGAACAAAATAAGAGCCTAGCAAAAGTTCAAGAGAAGGCATCGTCAATAGAAAAAATTCATAAAATACAGCATGACAAATTAAGACAAGAAAGGATGACAAGAAAAagattagaaaatattgttGATGAAACTAACTGTAAAATTAGATGTTTTGCAttcattgatgaaaataaattatctgAACGGAATTTTCAAATAGATTATATGAATagaacaataacaatacctGGGAAAAGGAACAATCctttattcattaataaaatcataCCGATCAATAAAATGTCAGAATCTGATTTCCTTTTACAAGATTATCAAATGTATTAtgatttgaagataaataaaaaaactgATTTCAGTTTATTTACAATCtcgaataataatggagATACATGGGATTCCCTACGGTATGAAATGTTACGCTTCATGTCCATTAATTATCCAAGTTACACTACATTGATACAACATGTTTTTATTGCGAACGATTCCGTGACCGATATATTAAGAAATGATCAATCAGAGGCTGGCAACATTAACATTGATATCAAAGCTAACAGTATTTCTTTGGATTCTTTGCAagttgatttgaaaaaaatagattTGACGACAATGAATCACCATAAACCATTGCCTGAAAATGGTATTCATTTTTCGAAACTACAGGTATCTATAACCCGACATTCCTCACCGATAAACttttatttcattcaaatcaatGATGAACCGACGAGGCATGTTTTAGAGAGACTAATATCTCGACCATCACCAGctttattatatctttcaactccatcttcttctccttcctcttcatcatctttgaAGTCACAAGATACTGGAGACGTTACATTAGTGGCTCGAGTTTTGAAAACGGTCCTCTTGGGGTTATCCTCTTCATTGTTATTCAAACTTGACAATGAGGAGACCATTAACTCTTTAACAGACTCCATAGagaaattcattgattatCGTTGA